The genomic DNA TAAAACCAAGTAATGTTGTTATGGTCTTTGATCTGAAAAGGGCCATTCtgcaaaataaatcattttactTCATGTAGTTTTAGAATATTTTGATTCTAATACTTTTGCCACCTTACTTAAGGAGGACTTTTACTTGTAAAGAAGGAATGTTTTACAGAAGAGCATTACTACATTTATGAAGGATCAATGCAAAATGATTTTCAGACTTTTGTGCAGTGCCATTGCCTATGCATCAGGATTTACGGTGTGGGCTCAAGAGCTTAAAAAACATGCAATCTGGTGTAATTTTAGTTATTTTAACTACATTTTGAACACTAGTTAAGCTGCAGCTTCCAAGGCCTTAAACACAGTAACAAACACATCTGCAACATTTCTTTCCTCTCAGTTTCAGATAGTGTGTTCCTGTTAAAATAGGCAAATGTTTTAGCTGTCTAATTGTTCATGAAATCATATCTAATAAAATGTAGAGTATTATAAAATGGTAttaccattttttcttttttcttgacaCTGTAGTTTTTATCAGTAGTTACAGTTTAAACACAGACATTTCAggagaaataaacaaacaaccaaaataTCCTCCTTTAATCTGAGAATGTaagtcatttttttccattGCGTAGATTTCCCCAACAACATTTAACCAGTCTTTTAAAGAAccgttttttcttttattaattaaGTCATGAATGAAGAATTCTGGCCCTTTTGCTCAAAGCATGTGATCATGTTCAATACCTCACTCACTATTTCACGGGCTCTCACGGGGAGAAGGTTTTTCGAAAGTATTTTGATGATGGAAAAAAATATGGTTATTAATCTAATCAGATCGGTGCCAGACAGACAACCAACACAATTGTACTTACGTGTCTACgcagtgtgtgattgggtgcaCACAAATATCTTGTTTGATTCATATCATCAGTTACTTCTTTCACATTTCGAAACACCAACGAGGGAATGGAAATGGCCATCACTAGCACCCATGTGCCTAGGATCACCCTCCTCACAACCTTCCTGGTGATCAGGTGATACAGTGTGTGTGGAAAGACCACAGCCAACAGCCTGTTCACGCTCATCAGGGTTATCAGAAAGACTGATGCATACATGTTGGAGTGGCACAGGTAGAACACAATTTTGCACATGGCGTCACCAAAGATCCATGTCCGCAACACCAGGAAGATGATGAAAAAGATGGTGAGAGCCATGAGGAACCCATCAGCACATGCCAAGTTGAGGATGAGGAGGGTGGTGACTGAGCGTTGTCGGCAGCGGGCCAGGATGCTCCAGACAATGAAGAGATTTCCAGGGACACCCAGGAGGAAGACCAAGCTGAAGATGAGGGCACCAATGGCTGTGGAATAGTCATTTTTCACAGCATTTTCCTCATCAGGGTCAGGAGTAGTCTCTGGGCCAGTCAGGAATGAGACACTTATGTTGTTCATGCTAGATGAACTTTTGAACCTGAAAGAAAAGCCCATTGGTTTTTTTGACTCTCCAATTGAAACATGAATTACTAGTCAAGAAAGAGCTTCAACATACATACTTAACAGACATATTCCCTACCTGCACTTATAAAGCTTGggttttctctaatccacataGAGTGAAAAGTATATGCACAGGGTCAAATATATATGTACACCTCCACtaatatttgtttaaatatcCCTTAGCAAGTTTCACCTCAACCAAGGCTTTTGCTAGCCATTAACAAGCTTCTAGTATAATTGTGGATAGCTATCTGATCATTCTTCTTAGCATAAATAGTAGAGTTAATTTAAATTGGTGGATTTTTTGGTATAGACACAACTTTTAAGCAGAGATCAAAAAAATTCATTAGCGTTGTGGTCAGAGATTTGGGGAGACCAGTCGCTTcacactgtttgtgttttctccacGCTCCAAGTTCCCTGTGTTCccagtagggctgccacgattagtcgactatcaaaatcgtcgacgacaaATTTAGTAGTTGACGCGTCGTTTAAAGCCTTGTAAGATcctgaaagacgcaggaataattacagtggaaccccgacttacgaaattaatttgttcccgagggtctttcgcccgtctgtcgcagggctaacacagacaaccattcgcactcacattcacacctatgggcaatgtagactaatcaattaacctatccccacaaactgcatgtctttggacagtgggaggaagccggagtacccggagggaacccacgcaaacatggggagaacatgcaaaccgtGCTGCTCCATTAATTAATGCagcaatcttaaatatgatcaacctatctctaataattggtaccacaggccttcaagctatCACTAATTAAaccattacttaaaaagccatctctagctGTCTTAGGCCTTCCTTTGATCTAAAAACGTTTTGAAAGAGTAGCTGTtgaacagctaacagatcatctgcagaggaatggtttatttgaagagtttcagtcaggtttcagagctcctcacagcacagaaacagcttaagtgaaggttacaaatgatcttcttatggcctctaacagtggactcatctctgtgcttgttctGCTGTGCAGCGTTCAATACTGTAGACCATAATACTTTATTACAGTGATAAGAGCATGCTGTATATATATTAaagtactgtgctgcagtggtttgaatcatatttatataaataaatattttgttcatgtaaatagagagttctcttcacacactaaggttaattatggagttccacagggttcagtgctaggacctgtttacattatacatgcttcctttATCCGGTATCATCAGAAAGAATCGCATACAGTTTCACTGCAATGCAGATGACACTTAACTTTCTCtttccatgaagccagatgatacacaccaattagttaaactgcggGAATGACTTAAAgatataaagacctggatgacctctaattttttgcttctaaattcagataaaactgaggtgatgtacttggccctaaaaatcttagatCTAACCAGATCcttagagctggatcaggtgaccttgaatcctcccttagttaggTTGCAATAGGCGTAGGATGCTGAAGGATTGCCATGATTCATGGgaagtatttcttcttcagtcatctTTTTGTacagaaatgactgaaaataaaaacaattgttGACTCACACCTTACTACTGTACTGCAGCCTATCATATGAGCATAATCTCATAAACAGCATGCTAAAACGCACCAAACATTGATACTAACAGCAAATACTGCATCGAAGAGCATTATTTCAACAGTCTTTGGTTCACATTGAAGTTTTTTTCCTTACTTGTGTCACTACAGTCTCTCACTGGAAGCGCAGTACAAACAGTTGGCTTCTGAGTCAATTTTGCACACTGTAGTAAAAGCCTTTGTGTATCTGTGCACACTgaccacaaataaataaatacataaacgtGAGTGATGGAAGTTTATGGGTTCAGAAGCTGGTCATCATATCATGACATGATGAGAAGAAGTAATTTATTTTCAGGCATTTATTTGAGAACGAAATAAACGAGATAAAAAATTATCATCCACTATAGAAAGTCTGAAAAGTAAAGAACTGCGAAAAAGCCAATAAATGTGCATCTAAGCATTCCGATAATGTAATgggttttaaaaaacatgttattttGTATTAATAACTGACTtcagaaaaattattttaagatttttttttagctttgaaATAAATTCACTTGTCAAAAAATAACAGGTGGTCCAAAAAAACAGGTgcggaatgtttttgtttataatCCACTCACCTTTTCACGATGTATTTTCCTCTTAGTGATATGTATTGCGTTCAAATATCCGCTGCTCACCAGCCCTGACAGTGCTCCCGTGAGCTCAAACTATAACATCTCGCCTCGCAGGTTGTAACATGCTATGGGTTAAGGGAGCGCTTCAGAGAGGCGTGTCCCTCCTTAAAACTCTCTCGCTCCCCTTTTCTGTGGAAACCTTTGTATTATCTCGATGTATGATTGTCCTGGGAATTTTTTTCAATAACCTGTGCTAAAACAGAGTCTTCACTCtgttattatttataaaaaaggATGCATTCTTTAAGATAACACGTTCCAGTGTGAGGTACCATAATGCATTTCTCTGTTTCCTGAGGCGCTTTTCACCCTGAGTCAATTGTTATTAAAAGCACCCGAGGCGTATAGATAAAATTTAAAAGCTTCCATTTTAGAGAATAGACACGCATAAGCAAAACATTCTTGTTCATACAAGTCTCTGTCACTGACAGGAATGTAGCTTTCCATGAAACGGTGAAGAGAGAAAATTTGGAGAAGCCCAACCCGCTCACGGACTGAGTGAATgacgcttttttttttcttttacttccaGGAATTCCAGGTTACGCATGTCTACCTTTAGTGAAGCCATGTTTCTCGTAATTATCTGCTCTAAGCTGTTGAAATGGAGAAACCATGCTCAAACACAATCAATCAGATAACCTCAAATGCAACtactaaacaaaaaataaataaataaatactcgTTTTACTTTTCAAAAATCATGACCCTGTTGCTCAAAGATTCCACAAACCTGGCTCTCAGCTGTTCAATTAACGATTTTTCTACACTGCACTTCATCTGACAACCAAAGTAGCTCAACTGAGGGTGGCTGCATTAACATCCTGTTACTATATCAATGTTGTCACATCTCCTGAGCTCTCATCATCAGTATCTATGTATCAACCGTAACCACTGTGGTGATTAAATCTTTCGTCAAACTCAGATGTCACACAGGTCTCAAGCACCGAGTTTATCCTGCTTGTGCCGGCTTTTTCTGGTCTAGTTAGTCTCACCACTGAAAAAACTAGTTTGATCCTGCCTGTCTTGGCTTAAAACAGTTACATTTCCTGGCCaaataaagctttaaaaatgtgatttgtGAGAGTGATTCTAtagatttttaacatttttgggATTTTGAAACATGATTTATTTACATTAGCTCAACCTAAATATCAAAAAATGGGTAAATAACACCAAAATAACCTGGATTGGAAATTGGCATTCCATCATTTTGATACAAATTGTCAAAATGATGGGTAAAAGACTTTAAGTGTTCAGGAAGACTAGAAAAGTTCCAGTCCCAAAACTCCAAAAGTCCAAGAAAGACCAAACAATTCATTATTTGGAAACATGTCAATAATATTTGGAGTGTATATTAATTAAAAGAGGAGGCTCTGAATGTAGCAGTGCAAGGTGGTCTTAAAATAACTGAGAATGGATAAAATGTTTTATAGATATTGAAGTGGTAAATATGCTTGATAGTTCATTTTAAGAGAAAAGTGAGGAAGTGgttcagtttcccagcatgccatTCTTTAAGATGAAATTAGTTCATTCATTATGTATTTAGTGTATTTAGCGGTTCCCTTATTCAGGTTTGTTTGCACCactgaataaaatgaaaaagaggggaaaaaacctGTTTGAGTGAATCAATCCAAATTTTGATAATAACTTGAGAATTTCAACAGCAAACGccttgtaatttatttatttttctttatttccgtAGTAGAAACAAGCCTTGATAGCCTCTGCCAGAAAAACTTTAGCATCAGACATTAATTTCCTGCCTGGTGAGTTTGATTCTCTAGTTTGATATTATTCTACATCAGTTTACagtgaaaatgtgtttatgtaAACAAAAATCAGACAGCGGGTGAAattttctcactttttcttATGTATTATTTCTCTTAGTGTCACAGGTTTAAAATTCAGTCTGATGGTAGGATACTTTGtgtcttttaaatgtgtgtgtgtcatgcatTCATGTCAAGAATAAATTAAGGTAAATCTCAAAAACAGTTGACTTTTATAGCGCAGATGTATTTTAGCAAATCTCTGTCCATGTTTAAAAGCTTTCAACATGTTTAAAACAAGCCATATGTAATAATTCTAAGGAATTCTCACCTCATCTCAACTCTGTCAGTGTTAacggtaaaaaaaaattttcaccCACTCTTATCAGACTTTTCACACTTTCATCATGGGCATAGATGTGGTAACCACCAGCAGCATGATGATTCAGTGTTTCCTCATACCACAACGCACTTACATCTGAACTCACGCAGGGCTTAAGTGTTGAGTTTATCCTGCTTCTGCCGGTTTTTTCTGGTCCACTTATTCCCACTACTTTTAAAGAGCTAGGTTAATACTGCCTATCATGACCTAggacagtggttcccaaactttttttgctaggccccccctttgttttacaagaaaaatgttcgccccccccccccctccgcgcgcgcgcgcgcacacgcacgcacaaacacatcctccaaccacgcACACCcgtattttgctccattgcggtttatttcacacctcaaacatttagtaaacaattaagcaaatacaagtaatctgcaattaattacaggtagtaataaaatacactaactcttttacgctacgtccacacacgggtatttttgaaaacgcagctgtttcatccacacgtaaacggcgtttcgaatcaccgaaaacggagattttttaaaactccttttttgcgtttacgtgtggacgaggacaGAGTTCCTCATGCaatgtcaaaggtatgtgcctttattcacgtcacgctgtgcgctacgttattgtttacatgagatgaattgcagaatggcagatagagacaaaatactgtttctGTTAatctatctgcaggttttacacgcttacatacacacaggcagttactgtccctccgtttagaaaggcagaggcgtcacggtgtgattattttacatgtagttgttttttttcctgtgtaataatattcaacattgctatcaatacatttttctaaaaatgcctctctgtgcaaaatgggttcaaaaacataaacagctgtgggatactgtttgtccgtgatttagacagg from Pelmatolapia mariae isolate MD_Pm_ZW linkage group LG18, Pm_UMD_F_2, whole genome shotgun sequence includes the following:
- the LOC134616167 gene encoding leukotriene B4 receptor 1-like, translated to MNNISVSFLTGPETTPDPDEENAVKNDYSTAIGALIFSLVFLLGVPGNLFIVWSILARCRQRSVTTLLILNLACADGFLMALTIFFIIFLVLRTWIFGDAMCKIVFYLCHSNMYASVFLITLMSVNRLLAVVFPHTLYHLITRKVVRRVILGTWVLVMAISIPSLVFRNVKEVTDDMNQTRYLCAPNHTLRRHVRFEYAFQTVAGFIIPYAIIITSYVLILKRLRETRFQRNVRSEKLILAIIIMFGLFWLPYHVVNMIQVAAEWYPKNSETRNRLHYITDSTRAVTSALSFISSCANPVLYTFAGKSYIKNNGFAFMAKLFEGTSSETGTKTTRFTARDDLGKNNVDSENHTLATLQN